Proteins co-encoded in one Armatimonadota bacterium genomic window:
- a CDS encoding radical SAM protein yields the protein MLLAQRGIPREVHGDGRFVLREFTPAYLRTYEEGRLREKVEEALEAMRDCTLCPRNCHVNRLENRFAVCRVGRYARVSAFFPHFGEEDALRGWRGSGTIFFSWCNLRCVFCQNFETSQIGEGVDVTPQELAAMMLRLQELGCHNINLVTPEHVVPQILEALPYAIGKGLRIPIVYNTSAYDSLHSIRLMDGVVDIYMPDFKLWNKERARRYLLAPDYPEVARQVIAAMHAQVGDLMANEDGIALRGLLVRHLVMPGMLEDTREILHWLGRLSPDTYVNVMDQYYPAWKAKMDPKYRDINRRIFPEELEQAYRYAREAGLWRLDRRWRRIPGMLWL from the coding sequence GTGTTGCTCGCACAGCGTGGAATTCCCCGGGAGGTCCACGGGGACGGTCGGTTTGTGCTCCGGGAGTTCACCCCTGCCTACCTCCGGACCTACGAGGAGGGGCGGCTGCGGGAGAAGGTGGAGGAGGCCCTGGAGGCGATGCGCGACTGCACCCTCTGCCCCCGGAACTGCCACGTGAACCGACTGGAGAACCGGTTTGCGGTGTGCCGGGTGGGCCGGTACGCCCGGGTCTCCGCCTTCTTCCCGCACTTCGGGGAGGAGGATGCGCTGCGGGGCTGGCGGGGGTCTGGGACCATCTTCTTCTCGTGGTGCAACCTGCGCTGCGTCTTCTGCCAGAACTTCGAAACGAGCCAGATCGGGGAAGGGGTGGATGTGACGCCGCAGGAGCTTGCGGCCATGATGCTGCGACTGCAGGAGCTGGGGTGTCACAACATCAACCTCGTGACCCCAGAGCACGTGGTGCCGCAGATCCTGGAGGCGCTTCCGTATGCCATCGGGAAAGGGCTACGGATTCCCATCGTGTACAACACCAGCGCCTACGACAGCCTTCACTCCATCCGGCTCATGGACGGGGTGGTGGACATCTACATGCCGGACTTCAAGCTCTGGAATAAGGAACGGGCCCGCCGCTACCTCCTGGCTCCCGATTACCCAGAGGTGGCCCGCCAGGTGATCGCCGCCATGCACGCCCAGGTGGGCGACCTCATGGCGAACGAGGACGGAATCGCCCTGCGGGGGCTCCTGGTGCGGCACTTGGTGATGCCGGGCATGCTGGAGGACACCCGGGAGATCCTGCACTGGCTGGGGCGGTTGTCCCCCGATACCTACGTGAACGTCATGGATCAGTACTACCCCGCCTGGAAGGCCAAGATGGATCCCAAGTACCGGGACATCAACCGCCGCATCTTCCCGGAGGAACTGGAACAGGCATACCGGTACGCCCGGGAAGCCGGGCTGTGGCGACTGGACCGCCGCTGGCGCCGGATCCCGGGGATGCTGTGGTTGTAG
- a CDS encoding cation diffusion facilitator family transporter, protein MSRFPHHLGLRTPQVRAALVSVSVSVGILGLKAAAYLLTGSVAFLSDAAESVVNVVAANIALVALAVATRPPDAGHPYGHGKAEYISGATEGALVAVAGGWVVFTALRRLLRPVPLQALDWGLGLVALATLANYLTARFLLRISREVRSLALEADARHLLADVLTSLAALGGVGLVRLTGLEWLDPVVGGAVGLHIVRMGAGVYREALGGLMDQSLPPPEEARIRAILDAHRDEIVDYHALRTRRVGPQRFVDLHLVLHRTLPVGEAHTLCDRLEEDIRGELPDADITIHVEPCGPACPRCPPIRAGAGPAPGRDDSGILESRERA, encoded by the coding sequence ATGTCGCGCTTTCCACACCACCTGGGCCTCAGGACGCCGCAGGTGCGGGCCGCTCTCGTCTCCGTGAGCGTGAGCGTGGGGATCCTCGGCCTCAAGGCCGCCGCCTACCTCCTCACGGGCTCCGTGGCCTTTCTCTCGGACGCCGCGGAGTCCGTGGTGAACGTGGTGGCGGCGAACATCGCCCTGGTGGCCCTGGCGGTGGCCACAAGACCTCCGGACGCCGGACACCCGTACGGCCACGGGAAGGCGGAGTACATCAGCGGGGCCACGGAGGGCGCCCTGGTGGCCGTGGCCGGTGGGTGGGTGGTGTTCACCGCCCTCCGGCGCCTCCTGCGTCCCGTACCCCTGCAGGCCCTGGACTGGGGACTCGGATTGGTGGCCCTCGCGACCCTCGCGAACTACCTGACCGCCCGGTTCCTCCTGCGCATCTCGCGCGAGGTGCGATCCCTGGCTCTGGAGGCGGACGCCAGGCACCTGCTGGCGGACGTGTTGACCTCCCTCGCCGCCCTCGGGGGTGTGGGCCTGGTCCGGCTCACGGGCCTGGAGTGGCTGGATCCGGTGGTGGGCGGGGCTGTAGGCCTGCACATCGTGCGGATGGGCGCCGGGGTGTACCGGGAGGCCCTCGGAGGCCTCATGGACCAATCGCTTCCGCCTCCGGAGGAGGCGAGGATCCGGGCCATCCTGGATGCGCACCGGGACGAGATCGTGGACTACCACGCCCTGCGGACCCGCAGGGTGGGACCGCAGCGCTTTGTCGATCTTCACCTGGTCCTCCACCGGACCCTCCCCGTGGGGGAGGCCCATACCCTCTGCGACCGCCTGGAGGAGGACATCCGCGGGGAGCTGCCGGACGCGGACATCACCATCCACGTGGAGCCGTGCGGCCCCGCGTGTCCCCGGTGCCCCCCCATTCGGGCAGGGGCAGGCCCTGCGCCCGGAAGGGACGACTCCGGCATTCTGGAGTCCCGGGAGCGCGCTTGA
- a CDS encoding peptidoglycan DD-metalloendopeptidase family protein gives MRPARNGFRGALGLLVGLLVATPAPGFPVVVDRKQQELRGLREALSQKRRALQLSRARERRVLAELERIERAREAVEREREVLEARLQHLRAQERRTRAHLEAAEVLLGRSRARLAKRLRDLYRTGRAGYVDVLLGASTFPELLNRFRFLSRIVQADVGLLKRTRREYEAWRDLRAKLAAQRREIEVLAQAMVARARALREHERSKRLLLDRISRERALYERAVEELEEDSRRLEALIRRLQGNAAATRIGLRIRAGLVWPARGSVVSGFGFRLHPLFRIRRMHTGVDIAAPWGSPVYAAAPGTVLYTGWFGGYGKIVLLDHGGGVSTLYGHLSAILVSPGQQVRAGFLLGRVGTTGYTTGPHLHFEVRIGGRPVDPLGP, from the coding sequence GTGAGACCGGCGCGGAACGGGTTTCGGGGAGCTCTGGGCCTCCTGGTGGGGCTGCTCGTGGCCACGCCAGCCCCAGGGTTTCCGGTGGTTGTGGACCGGAAGCAGCAGGAGCTGCGGGGACTCCGGGAGGCATTGTCTCAGAAGCGGCGGGCCCTGCAGCTCAGCCGGGCCCGGGAGCGCCGGGTTCTGGCTGAGCTGGAGCGCATCGAGCGGGCCCGGGAAGCCGTGGAGCGGGAGCGGGAGGTGTTGGAGGCTCGGCTCCAGCACCTCCGCGCGCAGGAACGCCGCACGCGGGCCCACCTTGAGGCCGCGGAAGTGCTCCTGGGACGGAGCAGGGCTAGGCTCGCGAAACGGCTTCGGGACCTCTACAGGACCGGCAGGGCCGGATACGTGGATGTGCTCCTGGGAGCCAGCACCTTCCCGGAGCTCCTCAACCGCTTCCGGTTCCTGAGCCGCATCGTGCAGGCGGACGTGGGACTCCTTAAACGAACGCGCCGGGAATACGAGGCGTGGCGGGATCTCCGGGCGAAGCTGGCGGCCCAGCGCCGGGAGATAGAAGTCCTCGCGCAGGCCATGGTGGCTCGGGCCCGGGCCCTTCGAGAGCACGAGCGAAGCAAACGGCTGCTCCTCGACCGCATCTCCCGGGAGCGCGCCCTGTACGAGCGGGCCGTGGAGGAACTGGAAGAGGATTCCCGGCGCCTGGAAGCCCTGATCCGCCGGTTGCAGGGCAACGCCGCGGCTACCCGGATCGGCCTGCGCATCCGGGCAGGACTTGTCTGGCCGGCCCGGGGATCGGTGGTCTCCGGGTTCGGGTTCCGTCTGCACCCCCTCTTCCGGATCCGGAGGATGCACACGGGCGTGGACATCGCCGCACCCTGGGGGAGCCCGGTCTACGCCGCGGCCCCGGGCACCGTGCTGTACACGGGTTGGTTCGGGGGATACGGGAAGATCGTGCTCCTCGACCATGGGGGAGGGGTCAGCACCCTGTACGGGCATCTCTCCGCCATCCTGGTCTCCCCGGGTCAGCAAGTCCGGGCCGGCTTCCTGCTCGGGCGGGTGGGGACCACGGGATACACCACGGGCCCCCACCTGCACTTCGAGGTGCGCATCGGGGGACGCCCCGTGGATCCCCTGGGTCCGTAA
- a CDS encoding divalent-cation tolerance protein CutA produces MPLVCLITCSSKEEALRIARALVHERLAACVNLIHGLHSIYWWKGAVEEAEEALLLVKTTRERLPALVDRVRALHAYTVPEVVALSIEGGNPDYLAWLVDSVAAHS; encoded by the coding sequence ATGCCCCTCGTCTGCCTCATCACCTGCTCGAGCAAGGAGGAAGCCCTGCGGATCGCTCGGGCCCTGGTGCACGAGCGCCTCGCGGCCTGCGTGAACCTCATCCATGGTCTCCACTCCATCTACTGGTGGAAGGGCGCGGTGGAGGAGGCGGAGGAGGCGCTGCTGCTGGTGAAGACCACCCGGGAGCGCCTCCCCGCCCTCGTGGACCGGGTCCGGGCCCTCCACGCCTATACGGTGCCCGAGGTCGTGGCGCTCTCCATCGAGGGAGGAAACCCCGACTACCTCGCCTGGCTTGTGGATTCCGTGGCTGCCCACTCGTAG
- the ftsE gene encoding cell division ATP-binding protein FtsE, translated as MARVVLQKVTKVYPNGIVALRGVSLSIEPGEFVFLVGSSGAGKSTLLRLLYRAEVPTEGAVWVDGVEVNRLRPREVPRLRRRIGVVFQDFKLLRDRTVAENVGFVLRVTGTPPDWIPPRIRWALETVGLLDRADAFPHELSGGEQQRVAIARAIALRPGLLLADEPTGNLDPETSWEIMRLLVRIHLQGTTVVMATHNRLLVDILRRRVVELAEGQVVRDEAWGGYLGGS; from the coding sequence ATGGCGCGCGTGGTTCTCCAGAAGGTAACGAAGGTATACCCGAACGGCATCGTGGCCCTCCGGGGAGTCTCCCTCTCCATCGAGCCCGGGGAGTTCGTGTTCCTGGTGGGATCCTCGGGGGCTGGCAAGTCCACCCTCCTGCGCCTCCTGTACCGGGCGGAGGTCCCCACGGAGGGCGCTGTGTGGGTGGACGGGGTGGAGGTCAACCGGCTCCGGCCGCGGGAGGTGCCCCGCCTGCGGCGGCGGATCGGGGTGGTGTTCCAAGACTTCAAGTTGCTCCGGGACCGGACCGTGGCGGAGAACGTGGGTTTCGTCCTCCGGGTGACGGGGACGCCTCCCGATTGGATCCCCCCCCGGATCCGGTGGGCACTGGAGACGGTAGGCCTCCTGGACCGGGCGGACGCCTTCCCTCACGAGCTTTCGGGGGGAGAGCAGCAACGGGTGGCCATTGCCCGGGCCATTGCCCTCCGCCCAGGGCTCCTTCTCGCGGACGAGCCCACGGGAAACCTGGACCCCGAGACCTCGTGGGAGATCATGCGGCTGCTGGTGCGCATTCACCTCCAGGGGACCACGGTGGTGATGGCTACCCACAACCGACTCCTCGTGGACATCCTCCGCCGCCGGGTGGTGGAGCTTGCGGAGGGTCAGGTGGTACGGGACGAGGCGTGGGGTGGATACCTCGGGGGTTCATGA
- a CDS encoding ABC transporter permease has translation MGFRQRITAALATAGYALLAGWQGSRRHGVMSMASVTTLLAALLALGGSFLVLLNLQRLTAHVEAQVVVVAYLREGLSPRQIQQAVEAAGRIGQRAVFVPKEEALRRLQESLGLDLRDVVQTNPLPDTLEVYPAHPGDLPRISRALRSVPGVEEVVHGGDVVERILAVTRLVRWVGGGATAVLGMVAVVVIMNTVRLTIHARRQEIEIMRLVGAGGGFIRAPFLVEGILHGGLAALLALGVLGAGYSLGVRLLTSAWPIWPVVPPQKALPLLAAVLLASGVGIAGGASALTTLRFLRP, from the coding sequence TTGGGGTTCCGGCAGAGGATCACGGCGGCCCTTGCTACCGCAGGCTACGCCCTGCTTGCCGGGTGGCAAGGGAGCCGGCGGCACGGGGTGATGAGCATGGCCTCCGTGACCACCCTCCTGGCGGCGCTCCTCGCCCTGGGAGGTTCGTTCCTCGTGCTCCTCAATCTCCAGCGTCTGACCGCCCACGTGGAAGCCCAGGTCGTGGTGGTGGCCTACCTGCGGGAAGGGTTAAGCCCCAGACAGATCCAGCAAGCGGTGGAGGCCGCGGGACGCATAGGCCAGCGGGCCGTGTTCGTCCCCAAGGAGGAAGCCCTCCGCAGGCTCCAGGAATCCCTGGGGCTGGACCTCCGGGATGTGGTGCAGACCAATCCCCTTCCGGACACCCTGGAGGTATACCCCGCTCACCCCGGGGACCTCCCGCGCATCTCCCGGGCCCTGCGGTCCGTTCCCGGAGTCGAGGAGGTGGTCCACGGCGGAGACGTGGTGGAGCGGATACTGGCGGTGACCCGCCTGGTGCGGTGGGTGGGAGGGGGGGCTACCGCGGTGCTGGGGATGGTGGCCGTGGTGGTGATCATGAACACCGTGCGCCTCACCATCCACGCCCGACGGCAGGAGATCGAGATCATGCGGCTGGTGGGAGCCGGGGGCGGGTTCATCCGGGCCCCGTTCCTCGTGGAGGGGATCCTCCACGGAGGGCTGGCCGCGTTGCTGGCCCTGGGAGTGCTGGGGGCGGGGTACAGCCTCGGGGTACGGCTCCTTACATCCGCTTGGCCCATCTGGCCCGTGGTCCCACCCCAGAAGGCCCTTCCGCTCCTGGCCGCGGTGCTCCTGGCGAGCGGGGTGGGGATCGCGGGGGGAGCAAGCGCGCTAACCACCCTGAGGTTCTTGCGGCCGTGA